In Acidimicrobiales bacterium, one genomic interval encodes:
- a CDS encoding acyltransferase family protein yields MTITGERPLALPRRRRAAGAPAKAAAPQRHMPALDGLRAFAVTAVIAYHLNLTHAGGGYLGVDVFFVLSGFLITGILVEERARTGRIVLKAFWARRARRLLPALLLMLSALALYAGLGSPGLDRSTLRPDALSTLFYGANWHLIFTHSSYFAQFSAPSPLLHTWSLAIEEQFYLLWPLILLLLLRATRGSRRLLTGAILALAAGSAALMGLLYHPGVDPSRIYYGTDTRAFELLIGAALAVVMAGRSRPSRAPRRALHTAGLVAIGAVAAACATASPQGWIWRGGLVGVGVLTAVVIASISLTRSGPLGAVLSLAPIRWIGIISYGLYLWHWPVIVLMTRTKTGISGWPLRGAQIGTMLALATASYLLVERPIRRARWAGWRPWLTAPAAVTATAAALVAATAVPSTVAAAVAPPVTSSRPALAAATPTASTSVMVVGGSTALSLASGMEDAAGAHGLAVHNAAGPGCSMAEGSTADDLDGITRPTTESPACRWRAAWPRQLQQWKPTVAYVAFGAEDTADHLIDGRWMTVGTPEWQAYYQGELAQVAALLGSGGARVVIATVPQYSQPSTAGKRSPTFADPVRLAALNAVYRSFADAHPEVTLYDMASQVAPGDLGDGPNLSRPVADRVADNVDASLSMIANPTIHLPPGRILSPADPLRVMIVGDSVMMDAAPGLEAALEATGVVKVVANDPKKWWGLTNNSGWKSAWPQLIREDRPELVIGSWSWDNGAAEADPAAYSRTVGQAMGMLLAPGDGVDGVAIMEFPPYGPPASVVDPAKAQQALAGLERGRTAWDSLMASVAPRWPGQYMFLPVASSLEVNGQYSTWLPGPGGVLSRARKTDDFHLCPTGAAALGQATLTQLTPVLDLPPPAASWWSGSWTKNSTYNDPSGSCPDDHP; encoded by the coding sequence ATGACGATCACCGGCGAGCGACCCCTGGCCTTGCCGCGACGGCGGCGGGCCGCCGGCGCCCCAGCGAAGGCCGCCGCCCCCCAGCGGCACATGCCCGCCCTGGACGGGCTGCGGGCCTTCGCCGTGACGGCGGTGATCGCCTACCACCTCAACCTCACGCACGCGGGAGGCGGCTACCTCGGGGTCGACGTCTTCTTCGTGCTGTCCGGCTTCCTCATCACCGGGATCCTGGTCGAGGAGCGAGCCCGCACCGGCCGGATCGTCCTGAAGGCGTTCTGGGCTCGGCGAGCCCGACGGCTCCTCCCGGCCCTGCTGCTGATGCTGTCCGCTTTGGCCCTGTATGCCGGACTAGGCAGCCCGGGTCTGGACCGGTCGACCTTGCGGCCCGACGCCCTGTCGACCCTCTTCTATGGGGCCAACTGGCATCTGATCTTCACCCACAGCTCGTACTTCGCCCAGTTCTCGGCTCCCTCACCGCTCCTGCACACCTGGTCCCTCGCCATCGAAGAGCAGTTCTACCTCTTGTGGCCGCTCATCCTGCTTCTTCTGCTCCGAGCAACCCGGGGTTCGCGTCGCCTGCTGACCGGCGCCATCCTGGCCCTCGCCGCCGGCTCGGCCGCCTTGATGGGGCTGCTGTACCACCCTGGCGTCGATCCGAGCCGCATCTACTACGGCACCGACACGAGGGCTTTCGAGCTGCTCATCGGGGCCGCCCTCGCCGTTGTCATGGCCGGGCGATCGCGTCCGTCCCGAGCCCCTCGGCGGGCGTTGCACACCGCCGGGTTGGTCGCCATCGGAGCCGTCGCCGCAGCCTGCGCGACCGCGTCGCCGCAGGGCTGGATCTGGCGGGGCGGACTCGTCGGCGTCGGCGTCCTCACCGCGGTGGTCATCGCAAGTATCAGCCTTACGCGGTCCGGCCCGCTCGGGGCCGTCCTGTCGCTGGCACCGATCCGGTGGATCGGGATCATCTCCTATGGGCTGTACCTGTGGCACTGGCCGGTCATCGTGCTCATGACCCGCACCAAGACCGGGATCTCGGGTTGGCCCCTCAGGGGAGCACAGATCGGAACCATGCTGGCGCTGGCCACCGCCAGCTATCTCCTCGTCGAGCGACCCATCCGGCGGGCCCGGTGGGCGGGCTGGAGACCCTGGTTGACGGCCCCCGCCGCTGTCACGGCGACGGCCGCTGCGTTGGTGGCCGCCACGGCCGTTCCGAGCACCGTGGCGGCGGCCGTCGCCCCTCCGGTGACCAGCTCCAGGCCTGCCCTTGCGGCGGCCACGCCGACCGCCTCGACCAGCGTGATGGTGGTGGGCGGCAGCACGGCCCTCAGCTTGGCCTCCGGCATGGAGGACGCCGCCGGCGCGCACGGGCTGGCTGTCCACAATGCAGCCGGTCCCGGCTGCAGCATGGCCGAGGGGTCGACGGCCGACGATCTCGACGGGATCACCCGTCCGACGACCGAGTCACCGGCCTGCCGGTGGCGCGCGGCCTGGCCGCGCCAGCTCCAGCAATGGAAGCCGACGGTCGCCTACGTCGCCTTCGGCGCCGAAGACACCGCCGACCACCTCATCGACGGCCGCTGGATGACAGTGGGAACACCCGAGTGGCAGGCCTACTACCAGGGCGAGCTGGCGCAAGTGGCCGCGCTCCTCGGCTCCGGGGGAGCTCGCGTCGTGATCGCGACCGTGCCTCAGTACTCCCAGCCGTCGACAGCGGGGAAGCGCTCTCCCACCTTCGCCGATCCGGTCCGTCTCGCAGCGTTGAACGCGGTCTACCGCTCATTCGCCGACGCGCATCCCGAGGTGACGCTCTATGACATGGCGTCCCAGGTCGCGCCAGGAGACCTCGGCGACGGGCCAAATCTCAGCCGTCCGGTCGCCGACCGGGTGGCCGACAACGTCGACGCCTCGCTCTCGATGATCGCCAATCCGACGATCCACCTCCCACCGGGGAGGATCCTGTCGCCGGCCGACCCGCTCCGGGTCATGATCGTCGGCGACAGCGTCATGATGGATGCCGCTCCTGGTCTCGAGGCGGCCCTCGAGGCGACGGGCGTGGTGAAAGTGGTGGCGAACGACCCCAAGAAGTGGTGGGGACTGACGAACAACTCGGGCTGGAAGAGCGCCTGGCCCCAGCTGATCCGCGAGGATCGCCCGGAGCTCGTCATCGGCTCATGGAGCTGGGACAACGGTGCCGCGGAGGCGGACCCCGCCGCCTACAGCCGGACGGTCGGGCAGGCGATGGGCATGCTGCTCGCTCCGGGGGACGGCGTCGACGGCGTCGCCATCATGGAGTTCCCCCCCTACGGACCACCCGCCTCCGTCGTCGATCCGGCCAAGGCGCAGCAGGCCCTCGCCGGCCTGGAGCGGGGCCGCACCGCCTGGGACTCGTTGATGGCCTCGGTCGCCCCGCGATGGCCGGGTCAGTACATGTTTCTTCCGGTCGCCAGCTCGCTCGAGGTGAACGGCCAGTACTCGACCTGGTTGCCAGGGCCCGGGGGGGTCTTGTCGAGGGCCCGGAAGACTGACGACTTCCACCTCTGCCCGACCGGAGCGGCGGCGCTGGGCCAGGCGACGCTGACCCAGCTCACGCCCGTGCTCGATCTGCCTCCTCCAGCGGCCAGTTGGTGGTCGGGCTCGTGGACGAAGAACTCGACGTACAACGACCCTTCCGGGAGCTGTCCCGACGACCACCCCTGA